The Aquipuribacter hungaricus DNA segment CGTCGGCGCTGACCGTGCCCGCCGCCAGCTCGACGACGCCCTCGTTCGGGTTGATGACGCCGGAGAAGACCGGCTCGCCGCCCGCACGGACGTCGACGGCCGGGGCCGCCGCGGTGTGCCGGGCCGTGAGCCGGGCCTGGCCCGCCTCCAGGGACGAGACGTCGTTGACGAACGGGGTGAGCCGGGGGGCGCCGTCCTCGCCGAGGTGCGCGGCGACGGTGATGTTGGCGCCGGCCGGGACGGTGGCGGTGGCGGAGATGGCGGGCTCGCCGGCCGGGTCGGCGTCGGCGGGGAAGACCTCGAGCTCGTAGTCGCCGGCCGGCAGGGTGAGCGGGTCGGTGATGGTGCCGGGCTCGAAGTCGGTGAGGATCGCGTCGCCGTTGGCGTACACGTCGACGGTGAGGCCGGGGACGCCGTGGAACACCGACACCTGGGCGTCGGAGCTGGAGGCGGAGGCGGGGGCGGCGAAGGCGAGCGGCAGCAGCACTGCGCCGGTCGCGGCGAGGAGGGTCCGCATGGCGGGGATGTCCTTCCGGTGGTGTCGGACGGGCCGTGGCCCGGTGACCTCGTGGTCGCTGGCACCACAGGTACCGGGGCGGGGGACGGTCCGGATGCACGCGGGGCGATGCCGTCGCCCGCCGCCCGTCAGCCCGGCGCAGGAGGCAGGCGCCGGTCGGTCGGCCGGGCGGGTCAGGCGGGTGCTCAGTCCCAGCGCAGGAAGCGCCGGGCGAGGA contains these protein-coding regions:
- a CDS encoding DUF4397 domain-containing protein, with protein sequence MRTLLAATGAVLLPLAFAAPASASSSDAQVSVFHGVPGLTVDVYANGDAILTDFEPGTITDPLTLPAGDYELEVFPADADPAGEPAISATATVPAGANITVAAHLGEDGAPRLTPFVNDVSSLEAGQARLTARHTAAAPAVDVRAGGEPVFSGVINPNEGVVELAAGTVSADVALAGTDTVAIGPADVTLAEGVNTVVFAWGSAADGNLALAVQTIDGLHSSPSGVPSGTGGLVSDALPWQLAVVGLAGAGTLVVLGGRAVARSRA